The following are from one region of the Salvia hispanica cultivar TCC Black 2014 chromosome 1, UniMelb_Shisp_WGS_1.0, whole genome shotgun sequence genome:
- the LOC125201509 gene encoding ubiquitin carboxyl-terminal hydrolase 3 isoform X2 → MGAAGSKLEKALGDQFPEGERYFGLENFGNTCYCNSVLQISSQKRKTGVLAPKRFVQRLKKQNEIFRSYMHQDAHEFLNYLLNELVDILEKEARAAKSDQENSLKVANGPTTISSNGLIKEPVVTWVHKNFQGILTNETRCLRCETVTARDETFLDLSLDIEQNSSITSCLKNFSSTETLNAEDKFFCDKCCSLQEAQKRMKIKRPPQILVIHLKRFKYIEQLGRYKKLSYRVVFPLELKLNNTVEDADAEYSLFAVVVHVGSGPNHGHYVSLVKSHNHWLFFDDENVEIIDESAVQTFFGSAQEYSSNTDHGYILFYERLDAGRSNTS, encoded by the exons ATGGGCGCGGCGGGTTCGAAACTGGAGAAGGCATTGGGGGACCAATTTCCTGAAGGCGAGCGTTATTTCGGTCTCGAGAACTTCGGCAACACTTGCTACTGCAACAGCGTGCTTCAG ATAAGCTCACAAAAGAGAAAAACTGGTGTTCTTGCTCCAAAGCGTTTTGTACAGCGACTgaagaaacaaaatgaaatttttcGCAGCTATATGCACCAG GATGCCCATGAATTCTTGAACTATTTGCTAAATGAACTGGTTGACATACTGGAGAAAGAGGCGCGAGCTGCTAAGAGTGATCAAGAAAATTCTCTTAAAGTTGCCAATGGACCAACAACTATATCATCGAATGGTCTCATAAAGGAACCTGTTGTTACCTGGGTGCACAAGAATTTCCAG GGTATATTGACAAATGAAACAAGGTGTTTGCGTTGTGAGACAGTAACAGCAAGGGATGAAACATTTCTTGACTTGAGCCTTGATATAGAACAGAACAGTTCAATTACAAgttgtttaaaaaattttagcTCCACTGAAACCCTGAATGCCGAGGACAAATTTTTTTGTGACAAATGTTGCAG CCTACAAGAAGCTCAAAAGAGAATGAAGATCAAAAGGCCACCTCAAATATTGGTGATACATTTGAAAAGATTCAAGTACATTGAACAGCTGGGGCGGTACAAGAAGTTGTCATACCGTGTTGTCTTCCCACTTGAGCTAAAGCTCAACAATACGGTCGAGGATGCAGATGCTGAGTACTCTTTATTCGCTGTAGTTGTCCATGTAGGAAGTGGGCCCAACCATGGACACTATGTCAGCCTTGTGAAAAGTCATAACCATTGGTTATTCTTTGATGACGAAAATGTAGAGATCATAGACGAATCTGCAGTGCAGACATTTTTCGGATCAGCACAAGAGTATTCTAGTAATACAGATCATGgatatatcttattttatgaaaGACTTGACGCTGGCAGAAGCAACACAAGCTGA
- the LOC125201509 gene encoding ubiquitin carboxyl-terminal hydrolase 3 isoform X1 → MGAAGSKLEKALGDQFPEGERYFGLENFGNTCYCNSVLQALYFCVPFREQLIEYYSNNKNPADAEENLLTCLADLFLQISSQKRKTGVLAPKRFVQRLKKQNEIFRSYMHQDAHEFLNYLLNELVDILEKEARAAKSDQENSLKVANGPTTISSNGLIKEPVVTWVHKNFQGILTNETRCLRCETVTARDETFLDLSLDIEQNSSITSCLKNFSSTETLNAEDKFFCDKCCSLQEAQKRMKIKRPPQILVIHLKRFKYIEQLGRYKKLSYRVVFPLELKLNNTVEDADAEYSLFAVVVHVGSGPNHGHYVSLVKSHNHWLFFDDENVEIIDESAVQTFFGSAQEYSSNTDHGYILFYERLDAGRSNTS, encoded by the exons ATGGGCGCGGCGGGTTCGAAACTGGAGAAGGCATTGGGGGACCAATTTCCTGAAGGCGAGCGTTATTTCGGTCTCGAGAACTTCGGCAACACTTGCTACTGCAACAGCGTGCTTCAG GctctttatttttgtgttcCGTTTCGTGAGCAGTTAATAGAATATTATTCCAATAACAAGAATCCTGCTGATGCTGAAGAAAATCTTCTGACATGCTTAGCAGACTTGTTTTTGCAG ATAAGCTCACAAAAGAGAAAAACTGGTGTTCTTGCTCCAAAGCGTTTTGTACAGCGACTgaagaaacaaaatgaaatttttcGCAGCTATATGCACCAG GATGCCCATGAATTCTTGAACTATTTGCTAAATGAACTGGTTGACATACTGGAGAAAGAGGCGCGAGCTGCTAAGAGTGATCAAGAAAATTCTCTTAAAGTTGCCAATGGACCAACAACTATATCATCGAATGGTCTCATAAAGGAACCTGTTGTTACCTGGGTGCACAAGAATTTCCAG GGTATATTGACAAATGAAACAAGGTGTTTGCGTTGTGAGACAGTAACAGCAAGGGATGAAACATTTCTTGACTTGAGCCTTGATATAGAACAGAACAGTTCAATTACAAgttgtttaaaaaattttagcTCCACTGAAACCCTGAATGCCGAGGACAAATTTTTTTGTGACAAATGTTGCAG CCTACAAGAAGCTCAAAAGAGAATGAAGATCAAAAGGCCACCTCAAATATTGGTGATACATTTGAAAAGATTCAAGTACATTGAACAGCTGGGGCGGTACAAGAAGTTGTCATACCGTGTTGTCTTCCCACTTGAGCTAAAGCTCAACAATACGGTCGAGGATGCAGATGCTGAGTACTCTTTATTCGCTGTAGTTGTCCATGTAGGAAGTGGGCCCAACCATGGACACTATGTCAGCCTTGTGAAAAGTCATAACCATTGGTTATTCTTTGATGACGAAAATGTAGAGATCATAGACGAATCTGCAGTGCAGACATTTTTCGGATCAGCACAAGAGTATTCTAGTAATACAGATCATGgatatatcttattttatgaaaGACTTGACGCTGGCAGAAGCAACACAAGCTGA
- the LOC125203403 gene encoding 50S ribosomal protein L29, chloroplastic, protein MTTLSISTLIFPAKSNLAKPLSSSTFHGVRIAHPCLTHRAALSRSRAASPSVVMMAKKEEELKEIREKSTEQINEEIVDLKGELFMLRLQRSARNEFKSSEFRRMRKRIARMLTVKRERELEEGINKRLSRKLDKKWRQSIVPRPPPSLKKLQEEEAAEEAKEASA, encoded by the exons ATGACGACCCTCTCAATTTCGACCTTGATTTTCCCGGCCAAATCGAACCTCGCCAAACCTCTCTCTTCATCTACATTCCACGGTGTTCGTATTGCGCACCCATGCCTTACTCACCGCGCCGCCTTGTCGCGGAGCCGCGCCGCTTCTCCATCGGTGGTGATGATGGCGAAGAAAGAGGAGGAGCTGAAGGAGATAAGGGAGAAGTCTACCGAACAGATTAATGAAGAGATTGTCGACCTTAAAGGGGAGCTTTTCATGCTCCGCCTCCAGCGATCGGCAAGGAATGAGTTCAAGTCTAGCGAATTTCGCCGAATGCGGAAAAGG ATAGCCCGAATGCTCACGGTCAAGAGGGAGAGGGAGTTGGAGGAAGGAATCAACAAGAGGCTGTCAAGAAAGCTCGACAAGAAATGGAGGCAAAGCATCGTTCCTAGGCCACCTCCATCTCTGAAGAAATTACAAGAAGAGGAGGCAGCAGAAGAAGCTAAGGAGGCATCAGCATGA
- the LOC125186983 gene encoding uncharacterized protein K02A2.6-like, translating to MESPEKISEMESPEITVGRQIERRTKRSLLQYTNSNTEPITGTSRRQSGVGRKESLVLNCIPDNSNGIESPEVRHTQPIDHVNAKFDRLLVGVSHLESRIDATERRVVNLDSTHKPEPDPPYDLPEYVDGDFDHHRNLSFHRGSKTYSHAESNHYPRSTYPARRFPEIPLPRPPHDSGYSSGHRVRSDRPPRQFHSQSNQFPDFSAEQFRPRNVWEPPQNRNNHSTTWDNNHPRSRSCWDPPLNRHQPGFQNSGFQNSDYFPRVKMDPPHFDGYDASNWISWVQYYFDHIMMPEDHKLHYIVMLFDPLVDDWIFNYRANNHFVTWLDFLEDVRHRFDPQCYENYIGLISKLCQTGSVSEYQLASEKMMNRICGVPESTLLPIYITGLKQPIQRQVKLHRPTTLASAFALSQELSATHAESNAPTTTRFHKRPWTQKDSRGPLTQPPISSEKTIATTSAAGQQPSARSRDFSKLPVVRVSKAEKAESSRSGQCWYFNDKWAPNHVCNQTFLVYMGIDEDGEQVTDQDKDLVTADLSHLQSRDGRKRSKSLSIVGTIGSLEVSILIDTGASHDFLHPRVAEKLQLPLSPITPFRVGLLSSWIYMSFAAYGSDLILGMEWLESLGKVTHDYPERTMEFIKDGTPVLLRGITPPPRPVSVCMLSAMLARTTGHDLYELVAVDPSDTNLSVEQPMSLPTDLPASILETSQHHIQVFSTPSGMPPRRPFDHKIHLQPNSRPVNVRPYRYPYFQKNEIERQVREMLDQGIIQRSQSPFSSPVLLIRKKDGSFRFCIDYCALNTATVLDHFPIPTTDELFDELGAAKYFTKLDLRSGYHQIRMQEDDVFKTAFRTHDGHFEFLVMPFGLTNAPSTFQAAMNTIFQSLLRKSVIVFFDDILIYSASLDLHAKHLAEALSILQANQFYVKLSKCSFCSTSVEYLGHIITDG from the exons ATGGAATCGCCTGAAAAAATATCAGAAATGGAGTCGCCGGAAATCACCGTCGGCAGGCAGATTGAGAGAAGAACGAAGAGGTCTCTACTGCAA tatacaaactctaacacggAACCTATTACTGGGACGTCGAGACGACAATCTGGTGTAGGTCGCAAGGAGAgtttagttcttaattgtATTCCAGATAACTCTAACGGAATCGAGTCACCCGAAGTACGACATACTCAGCCCATTGATCATGTCAATGCGAAATTTGATCGATTATTAGTGGGTGTTTCACATTTGGAATCACGTATTGACGCTACTGAACGTCGCGTAGTCAATCTCGACTCTACGCATAAACCTGAGCCTGATCCGCCTTATGATCTTCCGGAGTATGTTGATGGCGATTTCGATCACCATCGTAATTTGTCCTTTCATCGGGGCTCCAAGACTTATTCCCACGCAGAGTCAAATCACTATCCTCGATCAACATATCCTGCCCGCCGGTTTCCAGAGATTCCCTTACCCCGTCCACCACACGACTCGGGGTACTCTTCCGGTCACCGTGTTCGGTCGGATAGACCACCACGTCAGTTTCACAGTCAGTCCAATCAGTTTCCTGATTTTTCGGCAGAGCAGTTCCGCCCCAGAAATGTTTGGGAACCGCCCCAAAACCGCAATAACCACTCTACAACGTGGGATAATAATCATCCACGTTCGCGGTCCTGTTGGGATCCCCCTCTGAACCGCCATCAGCCTGGATTTCAAAATTCTGGATTTCAGAATTCGGATTATTTTCCGAGAGTGAAGATGGATCCGCCTCATTTTGATGGATATGATGCTTCGAATTGGATTTCGTGGGTACAATATTATTTCGATCATATAATGATGCCGGAAGACCACAAATTACACTATATTGTGATGCTTTTTGATCCACTAGTCGACGATTGGATATTTAATTATCGTGCCAATAACCATTTTGTCACTTGGCTGGATTTTTTGGAAGATGTTCGACACAGGTTTGATCCGCAATGctatgaaaattatattggTCTTATCTCCAAATTATGTCAAACGGGCTCTGTTTCAGAATATCAATTGGCTTCCGAAAAGATGATGAATAGAATTTGCGGCGTGCCGGAGTCTACACTCTTGCCTATCTATATTACAGGTTTGAAACAACCGATTCAAAGGCAGGTAAAGCTCCACCGTCCCACTACTTTGGCGTCGGCTTTCGCGTTATCTCAGGAATTATCGGCTACTCATGCCGAATCCAATGCGCCAACAACTACTAGGTTTCACAAACGGCCATGGACGCAAAAAGATTCCCGAGGACCACTAACTCAACCGCCAATATCTTCAGAGAAGACTATTGCAACCACAAGTGCTGCTGGGCAGCAGCCCTCTGCTCGCTCTCGTGATTTTTCTAAGCTGCCGGTAGTCCGTGTTTCTAAAGCCGAGAAGGCTGAGAGTTCAAGAAGCGGTCAGTGCTGGTATTTTAATGATAAGTGGGCACCGAATCATGTGTGCAATCAGACGTTTCTCGTTTATATGGGTATTGATGAAGATGGGGAACAAGTGACTGACCAGGATAAGGATTTAGTGACAGCCGATTTATCTCACTTGCAATCACGTGATGGAAGAAAACGGTCCAAATCTTTAAGCATTGTGGGGACTATCGGATCTCTTGAAGTCAGTATCTTGATAGATACAGGAGCATCTCATGATTTTTTACATCCCCGGGTCGCGGAGAAATTACAGTTACCTTTGTCGCCTATTACTCCGTTCCGTGT GGGACTTCTTTCGTCTTGGATTTACATGTCCTTTGCCGCTTATGGTTCGGATTTAATCTTGGGTATGGAATGGTTGGAGTCATTGGGTAAGGTTACACATGATTATCCGGAGAGAACGATGGAATTTATCAAAGATGGCACTCCAGTTCTCTTGCGAGGAATTACACCTCCTCCACGTCCGGTTTCTGTTTGTATGTTGTCCGCTATGCTAGCTCGAACTACAGGCCATGACCTGTATGAGCTTGTGGCAGTCGACCCTTCTGACACGAATCTCTCCGTTGAACAGCCGATGTCTCTTCCGACGGATTTGCCTGCGTCCATCTTGGAAACCTCACAGCATCATATTCAGGTCTTCTCTACACCTTCAGGCATGCCCCCGCGTCGGCCCTTCGACCACAAAATTCATCTCCAACCTAACTCCCGGCCGGTGAATGTGCGGCCATATCGGTAtccatattttcaaaagaatGAAATCGAACGTCAAGTTCGTGAAATGCTTGATCAAGGTATCATACAACGCAGTCAGAGTCCTTTTTCTTCACCGGTGCTGCTCATTCGCAAGAAAGATGGCTCTTTTCGGTTCTGTATTGATTATTGTGCTCTTAACACGGCTACTGTACTTGATCATTTCCCAATTCCCACCACGGATGAGCTTTTTGATGAGCTGGGTGCGgcaaaatatttcacaaaACTTGATTTGCGTTCGGGATACCACCAAATTAGGATGCAGGAGGATGATGTCTTTAAGACAGCATTTCGAACTCATGATGGGCACTTTGAGTTCTTAGTCATGCCTTTCGGGTTGACTAACGCTCCCTCCACATTCCAAGCGGCTATGAACACAATTTTTCAGTCATTGCTAAGGAAATCAGTCATTGTATTTTTTGATGACATATTGATTTATAGTGCAAGCTTGGATCTTCACGCTAAGCATCTTGCCGAGGCATTATCTATCTTGCAAGCTAATCAGTTTTATGTTAAGCTCTCCAAGTGTTCTTTTTGTAGCACCTCGGTCGAATATTTGGGGCATATCATCACTGATGGATAG